From the Malus domestica chromosome 17, GDT2T_hap1 genome, one window contains:
- the LOC103404149 gene encoding glutaredoxin-C1-like produces the protein MHYQTESWGSYMPTRTTMGMGDPMERIERMASESAVVIFSISSCCMCHAIKRLFCGMGVNPTVYELDEDPRGKDLEKALTRLLGTSSAVPVVFIGGKLVGAMDRVMASHINGTLVPLLKEAGALWL, from the coding sequence ATGCACTACCAGACCGAGTCATGGGGCTCCTACATGCCCACAAGAACCACCATGGGCATGGGGGACCCGATGGAGCGCATAGAGCGGATGGCGTCGGAGAGCGCGGTGGTGATATTCAGCATAAGCAGCTGCTGCATGTGCCACGCCATTAAGCGCCTCTTCTGTGGCATGGGCGTCAATCCTACTGTGTACGAGCTGGACGAGGACCCCAGAGGCAAGGACTTGGAGAAGGCGTTGACGAGGTTGCTGGGGACCTCCTCCGCCGTCCCCGTCGTCTTCATCGGTGGCAAGCTCGTTGGCGCAATGGACAGAGTGATGGCCTCTCATATCAACGGCACTCTTGTCCCTCTTCTCAAAGAGGCCGGGGCTCTCTGGCTCTGA